The genomic interval GTAGTTCTGGATGGCGGTCAGCCAGCCCCGGCACATGAATTATCGCTGCCTGTGCCAGATGATAGCGATCCAGTTCGTTCAGCACGGTCATATCGAAAGGTGTGGTTGTAGCCCCTTCTTCATTAAAACCATGCACATGGAAGTTTCGATGATTGTTACGCTGATAAGTGAGTCGGTGAATTAAGCTGGGATAACCGTGGAAAGCAAAGATCACCGGCTTGTCGCAGGTAAATAAGGCATCAAATTCAGCCTCGGATTTACCATGTGGATGTTGTTCTTGTGTCTGCATTGCAAGCAGATCAACGACATTCACAACGCGAATGCGTAAGTCGGGCAGATAGGCGCGTAATAAATCGACTGCTGCCAGCGTTTCCATTGTTGGTACATCGCCAGCACACGCCATAATGACATCGGGTTCACCCGCACTACTGGCCCATTCCCATACTCCCATGCCGGCTTCACAATGAACAATCGCGCTATCCATGTCCAGCCACTGAGGTGACGGCTGCTTACCGGCAACAATCACATTGATGCGGTCCCAGGTACGCAGACAATGATCACCTACCCACAGAAGCGTGTTGGCATCCGGCGGAAGATAGATTCGTACTATGTCGGCTTTTTTATTGGCGACGTGATCGATGAAGCCCGGGTCCTGATGGCTGTAACCGTTATGATCCTGTCGCCAGACGTGGGAAGAGAGCAGGTAATTAAGCGATGAAACAGGCTTCCGCCAGCCCAGTTTACGCGTCACCTTGAGCCATTTCGCGTGCTGGTTAAACATTGAATCAACAATATGGATAAAGGCTTCGTAGCAGTTAAACAGCCCGTGGCGGCCAGTAAGCAGGTAACCTTCTAGCCACCCCTGACACTGATGTTCACTAAGAATTTCCATCACCCGGCCATCACGGCCTAGTTGTTCATCATAATCTTTGATAGGTTCCATCCATGTACGGTCAGTGACATCGAAGACCGGTGAGAGACGGTTAGAAGCCGTTTCATCCGGGCCAAACAAGCGAAAGTTATCCTGGTTGCGTCTGAAAATCTCGCTAAGATAACGGCCAAACAGTTCAGTCGCCTGACCACTGGTGCTGCCGGGTTGACCAATCTCAAGCGCAAAATCATAGATGTCGGGAGTCCTGAGCTCGCGTCGCAGACGCCCCCCATTTGCATAAGGAGATGATCCCATACGTTTGTTACCCACGGGTACTAGCGCCCGCAGCTCGGGTTTAAGCCTGCCACTTATGTCGAACAATTCATCTGGCTGATAACTGCGCATCCAGTTTTCAAGTATCAGACGATGCGATTCGTCCTCCCTGCACGCAGCAACGGGCACCTGATGCGCGCGCCAGAAGTCCTCGACTTTATTTCCATCAACTTCCTTTGGCCCGGTCCATCCTTTAGGGCTGCGAAGGACAATCATGGGCCATCGTGGAACGGCCATAGGTTCACTCCCGTTGCGCGTTTCATCCTGAAATTCAGCAATGCTCGTGAAAGCCACATCCAGCGCCTTTGCCATTTGCCTGTGCATATCGGCAGGTTCATGGCCGCAGACAAATAGTGGTTCATAGCCATAGCCGCTGAAGAGTTGCTTCAGGTCTTCATCACTGCTGCGTCCCAGGATGGTAGGGTTTGCGATTTTATAACCGTTAAGATGCAGAATGGGTAATACTGTCCCATCACGCCTGGCATTGAGGAATTTGATACCGTGCCAGCTAGCCGCCAACGGGCCGGTTTCTGCTTCTCCGTCGCCTATAACACAGGGCACGATAAGGTCCGGGTGATCAAAGGCCGCTCCGAAGGCGTGTGACAGCGAGTATCCCAGCTCTCCCCCCTCATTAATGGAGCCTGGAGTCTCTGGCGCTGCATGACTGGGTATACCGCCGGGGAAAGAAAACTGTTTGAAAAGACGCTGCATTCCGGCTTCGTCTTCACTAATGTGGGGGTAAACTTCACTGTAGCTTCCCTCAAGCCAGGTGTTTGCTACCATCCCGGGCCCACCGTGGCCCGGGCCACAAACATACAGCAAATCCAGATCGCGCTGACGGATAATTC from Candidatus Pantoea floridensis carries:
- a CDS encoding phosphoketolase family protein, translating into MTQESLTNELELLDKYWRAANYLSVGQIYLMSNPLLRNPLLPEHIKPRLLGHWGTTPGLNFIYAHLNRIIRQRDLDLLYVCGPGHGGPGMVANTWLEGSYSEVYPHISEDEAGMQRLFKQFSFPGGIPSHAAPETPGSINEGGELGYSLSHAFGAAFDHPDLIVPCVIGDGEAETGPLAASWHGIKFLNARRDGTVLPILHLNGYKIANPTILGRSSDEDLKQLFSGYGYEPLFVCGHEPADMHRQMAKALDVAFTSIAEFQDETRNGSEPMAVPRWPMIVLRSPKGWTGPKEVDGNKVEDFWRAHQVPVAACREDESHRLILENWMRSYQPDELFDISGRLKPELRALVPVGNKRMGSSPYANGGRLRRELRTPDIYDFALEIGQPGSTSGQATELFGRYLSEIFRRNQDNFRLFGPDETASNRLSPVFDVTDRTWMEPIKDYDEQLGRDGRVMEILSEHQCQGWLEGYLLTGRHGLFNCYEAFIHIVDSMFNQHAKWLKVTRKLGWRKPVSSLNYLLSSHVWRQDHNGYSHQDPGFIDHVANKKADIVRIYLPPDANTLLWVGDHCLRTWDRINVIVAGKQPSPQWLDMDSAIVHCEAGMGVWEWASSAGEPDVIMACAGDVPTMETLAAVDLLRAYLPDLRIRVVNVVDLLAMQTQEQHPHGKSEAEFDALFTCDKPVIFAFHGYPSLIHRLTYQRNNHRNFHVHGFNEEGATTTPFDMTVLNELDRYHLAQAAIIHVPGLADRHPELLDDLQERIAEHHRYVRENGDDLPEVKNWIWKGTE